In one Alnus glutinosa chromosome 12, dhAlnGlut1.1, whole genome shotgun sequence genomic region, the following are encoded:
- the LOC133883026 gene encoding putative germin-like protein 2-1, which translates to MVASNILLLALVALSFTTSLASDQSPLQDFCVAEKTSPVVVNGLACKDPKLVQADDFFFSGLETAGNTSNPFGSKVTPVTAAQVPGLNTLGIALARVDYEPWGINPPHTHPRASEILAVLEGSLQVGFVTSNPENRHITKVLQKGDVFVFPIGLIHYQRNVGNTKAVAIAALSSQNPGVITIANAAFGSKPEIATDILVKAFQVNKDVVDYIKTKF; encoded by the exons ATGGTTGCTAGCAATATCCTCTTGTTAGCACTTGTAGCTCTATCTTTTACTACTAGCTTGGCATCTGACCAAAGCCCTCTTCAAGATTTCTGCGTTGCAGAGAAGACAAGTCCAG TTGTAGTGAATGGTTTGGCCTGCAAGGATCCCAAGCTGGTTCAAGCCGATGACTTCTTTTTCAGTGGACTCGAGACAGCAGGCAACACATCAAACCCATTTGGATCGAAGGTGACACCGGTGACTGCAGCCCAAGTTCCAGGGCTAAACACTCTTGGGATCGCCTTGGCCCGCGTTGATTATGAGCCGTGGGGTATCAACCCTCCCCACACGCATCCTCGCGCGTCTGAAATTTTAGCAGTGTTGGAAGGTAGCCTCCAAGTTGGTTTTGTCACGTCCAACCCCGAAAACCGCCACATCACAAAGGTTCTGCAGAAGGGTGACGTGTTCGTATTCCCCATTGGCCTCATACACTACCAGAGAAATGTTGGAAATACAAAGGCCGTTGCCATTGCAGCTCTGAGCAGTCAGAACCCTGGTGTCATCACAATAGCGAATGCGGCGTTTGGGTCTAAACCAGAAATTGCAACTGACATTCTCGTGAAGGCTTTCCAAGTTAATAAGGACGTTGTCGATTACATCAAAACTAAGTTCTAG